A window of Rhodococcus sp. SGAir0479 contains these coding sequences:
- a CDS encoding HD domain-containing protein produces MTDAPRTVEFTRMDDATVAEMELIRDEAAAHRRDHWLETVVRLLRSMRGYTFGYRVDRYEHSLQSATRAHREGARVDLVVAALLHDIGDDLCPDNHSEVAAAILRPVLDDEAVWVVKHHGVFQTHHYGAKLGIPTDTRERYRDSPYFDTCAHFCAAWDQESFDPDYDSEPLEFFMPMLAEVFARPPRVWGDPALGERD; encoded by the coding sequence ATGACAGATGCGCCGAGGACCGTGGAATTCACCAGGATGGACGACGCGACCGTCGCCGAGATGGAGTTGATCCGTGACGAGGCGGCGGCTCACCGTCGCGACCACTGGCTCGAAACCGTTGTGCGGCTGCTCCGCTCGATGAGGGGTTACACGTTCGGGTACCGAGTCGATCGCTACGAGCACTCGTTGCAATCGGCGACGCGGGCGCACCGGGAGGGGGCGCGGGTCGATCTGGTCGTGGCCGCGCTGCTCCACGACATCGGCGACGACCTGTGCCCGGACAACCACAGTGAGGTGGCCGCGGCGATCCTGCGGCCGGTGCTGGACGACGAGGCGGTGTGGGTCGTCAAGCACCATGGCGTCTTCCAGACCCATCATTACGGCGCCAAGCTGGGTATCCCGACCGACACGCGGGAGCGGTACCGCGATTCCCCGTACTTCGACACGTGTGCGCACTTCTGCGCGGCGTGGGATCAGGAGTCGTTCGATCCGGACTACGACTCGGAGCCACTCGAGTTCTTCATGCCGATGCTCGCGGAGGTGTTCGCGCGTCCGCCCAGAGTGTGGGGCGACCCTGCACTCGGTGAGCGCGACTAG
- a CDS encoding HD domain-containing protein — MTGSCESSARQVSFTRMDESTVEEIELIVAESKVFLNDRLPDTMLDMLEALKGPTLGYRVDRYEHSLQTASRALREGARTDLVVAALMHDVGDAIAPANHSELAAAIVAPYLDAEATWVVKHHGVFQGYHYWDRLGLDVDARERYRDSPYFDTCAHFCAEWDQVSFDPDYDTLPIDTFVPLVREVFTRPASGFGAD; from the coding sequence GTGACAGGGAGCTGTGAGTCGAGCGCGCGACAGGTGAGCTTCACCCGGATGGACGAGTCGACGGTCGAGGAGATCGAGCTGATCGTCGCCGAGTCGAAGGTCTTCCTCAACGATCGCCTTCCGGACACGATGCTCGACATGCTCGAGGCGCTCAAGGGTCCGACGCTCGGGTATCGAGTGGATCGATACGAGCATTCGCTGCAGACGGCGTCGCGCGCGCTGCGGGAGGGAGCGCGCACGGATCTGGTGGTCGCGGCACTGATGCACGACGTCGGCGATGCCATCGCGCCGGCCAACCACTCCGAACTGGCGGCCGCCATCGTCGCCCCCTACCTGGACGCCGAGGCGACATGGGTCGTCAAGCATCACGGCGTCTTCCAGGGCTACCACTATTGGGACCGGCTGGGACTGGACGTCGACGCGCGGGAGCGGTACCGCGACAGTCCGTACTTCGACACCTGTGCGCACTTCTGTGCGGAATGGGATCAGGTGTCCTTCGACCCCGACTACGACACGCTGCCGATCGACACCTTCGTGCCACTGGTGCGCGAGGTGTTCACTCGCCCGGCCAGCGGGTTCGGCGCCGACTGA
- a CDS encoding alpha/beta fold hydrolase — translation MGTTTTMTNTDLYADTSRGPSATDGLHYHEAGTGHPLVLLHGSGPGVSGWSNFSHNLPVFAQSFRTIVVDMPGFGASPDREYDRPYPEIAAEAIVTLLDDLGIDKAHLLGNSMGGWVALETAAHAPDRVERMALMGPGGLYAPLLGPMMSEGARRLNAFLVDPTRAALEAWVDSMVYDPATITPQLLDERWANATAPRAIERMRAVMASLALPGKAPLWARTDEIPHRTLVTWGRDDRMLPPDGALFALRRMPKADLHILGECGHWAQVERKHDFERLVTEFLTR, via the coding sequence ATGGGAACCACGACGACGATGACGAACACCGATCTCTACGCCGACACCTCCCGGGGACCGTCCGCGACTGATGGACTGCACTACCACGAGGCCGGTACCGGCCATCCCCTCGTGCTGTTGCACGGTTCCGGACCGGGGGTGTCCGGATGGTCCAACTTCTCGCACAACCTGCCGGTCTTCGCGCAGTCGTTCCGCACGATCGTGGTCGACATGCCGGGGTTCGGCGCGAGCCCGGACCGTGAGTACGACCGCCCGTATCCGGAGATTGCCGCGGAGGCGATCGTGACGCTCCTCGACGACCTGGGGATCGACAAGGCGCACCTGCTGGGCAATTCGATGGGCGGCTGGGTCGCTCTCGAGACGGCCGCGCACGCCCCGGACCGCGTGGAGCGGATGGCGTTGATGGGACCCGGCGGCCTCTACGCGCCCCTGCTCGGACCGATGATGAGCGAGGGTGCGCGCCGACTCAACGCCTTCCTCGTCGATCCCACCCGCGCGGCCCTGGAAGCGTGGGTGGACTCGATGGTCTACGACCCTGCGACGATCACGCCGCAACTGCTCGACGAGCGCTGGGCCAACGCGACGGCCCCGCGCGCGATCGAGCGCATGCGTGCGGTGATGGCATCGCTCGCGCTTCCGGGCAAGGCGCCGCTGTGGGCGCGCACCGACGAGATTCCGCACCGGACGCTGGTCACGTGGGGCCGCGACGACCGGATGCTGCCCCCGGACGGCGCGCTCTTCGCGTTGCGGCGGATGCCCAAAGCGGACCTGCACATCCTCGGCGAGTGCGGGCACTGGGCGCAGGTCGAACGCAAGCACGACTTCGAGCGGCTGGTCACCGAGTTCCTCACCCGCTAG
- a CDS encoding MFS transporter, with protein MTSSPHSPRPSATPPRPRSHTAAVRRKARMILAVNMGNALEWFDWTVFAIFAVYFSNKFFHSANEVSNLLSTMAVFAVGFVMRPLGGLLFGLVADRRGRKFVMVLTMSLVAGSSVLIAVAPTYEQIGAFASLWLLLVRCLQGVAHGGEQGGSYTYIAEVARPDNRALWGSTVIMSTVGGTVLATLLGAVMRSAVDSSTMSDWGWRIPFLVGGLLGFFALYLRRGLEESEAFTEKATAAAANGDQSSARTALRDIWAQRASILRVVVLVGGTSVFSYTWSVNAPAYAISFHGVDDRLAMWAGVVANLVFIAALPIAAMLADRIGRRINNMVWGVGVALLAFPLSSMLDGSAVTLAAAMSLALILQSFAASTQVAWFAELFATKSRAAGTGIAVSLAAAIFGGTAPYLNSWLTSRGQSELFTWYVVVLALSVAVAALLTRETKGMALAAPTETTAVPSQTAG; from the coding sequence ATGACCTCGTCACCACACTCGCCGCGTCCCTCCGCCACACCGCCGCGGCCGCGTTCGCACACCGCAGCGGTGCGGCGAAAGGCGCGAATGATTCTGGCGGTCAACATGGGCAACGCACTGGAGTGGTTCGACTGGACCGTGTTCGCCATTTTCGCCGTGTACTTCTCCAACAAGTTCTTCCACTCGGCGAACGAGGTGTCGAACCTCCTGTCGACCATGGCCGTGTTCGCGGTCGGATTCGTCATGCGCCCGTTGGGTGGCCTGCTCTTCGGCCTCGTCGCCGACCGCCGGGGCCGCAAGTTCGTGATGGTGCTGACGATGAGTCTCGTCGCGGGCTCGAGCGTCCTCATCGCGGTCGCACCGACCTACGAGCAGATCGGTGCGTTCGCCTCTCTGTGGCTGCTGCTGGTGCGGTGCCTGCAGGGTGTTGCGCACGGCGGTGAGCAGGGCGGTTCCTACACCTACATCGCCGAGGTCGCGCGCCCGGACAACCGGGCACTGTGGGGCAGCACGGTGATCATGTCGACCGTCGGTGGCACGGTACTGGCGACGCTGCTGGGCGCCGTGATGCGCAGCGCGGTCGATTCCTCCACCATGTCCGACTGGGGCTGGCGCATCCCGTTCCTCGTCGGAGGACTGCTCGGCTTCTTCGCGCTGTACCTGCGCCGCGGACTCGAAGAATCCGAAGCGTTCACCGAAAAGGCCACGGCCGCAGCCGCGAACGGCGACCAGTCGTCGGCCCGCACCGCTCTGCGCGACATCTGGGCTCAGCGCGCGTCCATCCTCCGCGTGGTCGTCCTCGTCGGCGGCACGTCGGTGTTCTCCTACACCTGGTCGGTGAACGCCCCCGCCTACGCCATCAGCTTCCACGGCGTCGACGACCGGCTGGCGATGTGGGCGGGCGTGGTCGCGAACCTCGTCTTCATCGCCGCGCTGCCGATCGCCGCGATGCTCGCCGACCGGATCGGCCGGCGCATCAACAACATGGTGTGGGGTGTCGGCGTCGCACTGCTGGCCTTCCCGCTGTCGTCCATGCTCGACGGCTCGGCCGTCACCCTCGCGGCTGCGATGTCGCTCGCGCTGATCCTGCAGTCGTTCGCCGCCAGCACACAGGTCGCGTGGTTCGCCGAACTGTTCGCCACCAAGTCCCGCGCGGCCGGCACCGGCATCGCGGTCTCCCTCGCCGCCGCGATCTTCGGCGGCACGGCGCCGTACCTGAACTCGTGGCTCACCTCGCGGGGCCAGTCGGAGCTGTTCACCTGGTACGTCGTCGTGCTCGCGCTGTCGGTCGCGGTGGCGGCCCTCCTCACGCGCGAGACGAAGGGGATGGCACTGGCAGCACCCACGGAGACCACCGCGGTGCCGTCGCAGACGGCAGGCTGA
- a CDS encoding class I adenylate-forming enzyme family protein, whose protein sequence is MTVVDAATAAQYVESGWWGTESLHQLVHRRATQTPHRDAFVTPDGRTDWATYDSVADDIAAALVALGVDAGDRVAVQLPDTFLVHAALVAAARAGVVAVGIGARAGDRELAHLIRKTGARTLVTAGGSGGRPSDALVATLREQGVVLDFHVVLSGAGVERICDVRGRAPVSIEPGRADRSAVAARSLGPNELCMLNSTSGTTGLPKCVTQFDNRWMAFSRLAIDAGGLGDDEVFFGAVPAPFGFGLWTSHYAPAVLGAPTIVLPKFDVGAMIRMIEREKVTVLCCVSTQFRMLLNSPLAHAADLSSLRVMFTGGEAVPADRAAEFESRTGASVLQFFGSNESGAFSVTRVDDPRERRLGTSGRLIPEMQVRLFDAAGNDVTDSGGPGQPGGKGPLTCGGYYDDEAANGQLYTKDGWLLMGDLVTIEDGYLTPVGRTSDIIIRGGKNISAPQVEQEVETHPAVDLAAVVAVPDPVFGERVCAVVSLRADRDLTLDALVRHLAERGVSKELYPEHLVVVDELPRSSGGKIAKGDIRALAADAAAGAR, encoded by the coding sequence ATGACCGTGGTCGATGCCGCGACCGCCGCGCAGTACGTGGAGTCCGGTTGGTGGGGCACCGAGTCGTTGCACCAACTGGTCCACCGGCGGGCGACGCAGACTCCGCACCGGGACGCCTTCGTCACTCCGGACGGTCGGACCGATTGGGCTACTTACGATTCGGTGGCCGACGACATCGCGGCGGCACTCGTGGCGCTGGGGGTGGACGCAGGTGATCGCGTGGCGGTCCAGCTGCCCGACACCTTCCTCGTGCATGCCGCACTGGTGGCGGCCGCGCGGGCGGGCGTCGTGGCGGTGGGTATCGGGGCGCGAGCCGGAGACCGCGAGCTCGCGCACCTGATCCGGAAGACCGGTGCCCGCACCCTCGTCACGGCCGGCGGCTCGGGCGGGCGACCGTCGGACGCGCTGGTGGCGACCCTGCGCGAGCAGGGCGTCGTCCTCGACTTCCATGTCGTGCTGTCCGGTGCCGGTGTGGAGCGGATCTGCGACGTACGCGGCCGTGCGCCCGTCTCGATCGAACCCGGCCGGGCCGACCGGTCGGCCGTCGCGGCCCGCAGCCTGGGCCCCAACGAGCTGTGCATGCTGAATTCGACGTCGGGCACCACGGGGCTCCCGAAGTGCGTGACGCAGTTCGACAATCGGTGGATGGCGTTCAGCCGCCTGGCGATCGACGCGGGCGGGCTGGGGGACGACGAGGTGTTCTTCGGCGCCGTGCCCGCACCCTTCGGATTCGGGCTGTGGACGTCCCACTACGCGCCCGCCGTGCTCGGCGCCCCCACGATCGTTCTCCCGAAGTTCGACGTGGGAGCGATGATCCGAATGATCGAGCGGGAGAAGGTGACGGTGCTGTGCTGTGTCAGCACCCAGTTCCGGATGCTGCTGAACTCGCCGCTGGCCCACGCCGCGGACCTGTCGTCGCTGCGCGTGATGTTCACCGGCGGCGAGGCCGTCCCCGCCGACCGGGCCGCCGAGTTCGAGTCGCGCACAGGCGCGTCCGTTCTCCAGTTCTTCGGATCGAACGAGAGCGGCGCGTTCAGTGTCACGCGCGTCGACGATCCACGCGAGCGGCGGCTCGGGACGTCCGGCCGACTCATCCCGGAGATGCAGGTACGGCTGTTCGACGCCGCGGGCAACGACGTGACCGACAGCGGTGGGCCGGGGCAGCCGGGCGGCAAGGGCCCGTTGACGTGCGGCGGCTACTACGACGACGAGGCCGCGAACGGCCAGCTGTACACGAAGGACGGGTGGCTGCTGATGGGCGACCTCGTCACGATCGAGGACGGCTACCTCACGCCGGTGGGACGGACGTCGGACATCATCATCCGCGGCGGCAAGAACATCTCGGCGCCGCAGGTCGAGCAGGAGGTGGAGACGCATCCGGCCGTCGACCTCGCCGCGGTGGTCGCCGTCCCCGACCCGGTGTTCGGCGAACGCGTGTGCGCGGTCGTCAGTCTGCGCGCGGACCGCGACCTCACCCTCGACGCGCTCGTCCGGCACCTCGCCGAGCGCGGGGTGTCGAAGGAGCTCTACCCCGAGCATCTCGTCGTCGTCGACGAACTGCCGCGCTCGTCCGGCGGCAAGATCGCCAAGGGGGACATCCGTGCCCTCGCCGCCGACGCGGCAGCCGGCGCCCGATGA
- a CDS encoding amidohydrolase family protein translates to MASLDDLIHNTDFTTNVKGKVTFLPEPEKAHRPFPFISVDDHIVEPKDTFEGRLPAKFADRAPRVIHRDGADIWVYDGKEIPNVGFNAVVGRPVDEWGFDPQRFEDMRRGSWDIHHRVADMNLSGVYASVNFPSFLPGFAGQRLQLSTSDQELALAATRAYNDWHLEEWAGPYPDRIIPCQIPYFLDPEIGAQEIYRNAERGFKAVTFSEGPHALGLPSVHSGHWDPIMRACEETETVINLHIGSSSTSPSTSEDAPPDVAGTLFFGYAMFATVDWLFSKIPVRFPNIKIVMSEGGIGWVPALLDRLDHMTTYSSMYGTWDGIDISPADVLQRNFWFCAVEDPSTMVLRDRIGIDHILLEEDYPHSDSLWPRTMEVVSESMKGLAPDELRKITWENASRLYRHPVPQSVIDDPDSF, encoded by the coding sequence ATGGCCAGTCTCGACGACCTGATCCACAACACCGACTTCACCACCAACGTCAAGGGCAAGGTGACGTTCCTGCCCGAGCCGGAGAAGGCGCACCGGCCCTTCCCGTTCATCTCGGTGGACGACCACATCGTCGAACCCAAGGACACGTTCGAGGGGCGTCTGCCGGCGAAGTTCGCCGACCGCGCGCCGCGGGTGATCCACCGCGACGGCGCGGACATCTGGGTGTACGACGGCAAGGAGATCCCGAACGTCGGCTTCAATGCGGTCGTCGGTCGGCCCGTCGACGAGTGGGGTTTCGATCCCCAGCGGTTCGAGGACATGCGCCGAGGATCGTGGGACATCCACCACCGCGTGGCCGACATGAACCTCTCGGGGGTGTACGCGTCGGTGAACTTCCCCTCGTTCCTTCCCGGCTTCGCCGGCCAACGGTTGCAACTGAGCACCTCGGACCAGGAACTGGCGCTGGCGGCCACCCGTGCCTACAACGACTGGCACCTCGAGGAATGGGCGGGCCCGTACCCGGATCGCATCATTCCGTGCCAGATCCCGTATTTCCTCGACCCGGAGATCGGGGCGCAGGAGATCTACCGCAACGCCGAACGGGGGTTCAAGGCCGTCACCTTCTCCGAGGGCCCGCACGCCCTGGGTCTGCCGTCGGTGCACTCCGGTCACTGGGACCCGATCATGCGGGCCTGCGAGGAGACCGAGACGGTGATCAACCTCCACATCGGCTCGTCGAGCACGTCTCCGAGCACCTCCGAGGACGCGCCGCCGGACGTCGCGGGGACGCTGTTCTTCGGCTATGCGATGTTCGCGACCGTCGACTGGCTGTTCTCGAAGATCCCCGTCCGGTTCCCGAACATCAAGATCGTGATGTCCGAGGGTGGAATCGGTTGGGTGCCTGCTCTTCTCGATCGACTCGATCACATGACGACGTACTCCTCGATGTACGGCACGTGGGACGGGATCGACATCTCGCCGGCGGACGTGCTGCAACGCAACTTCTGGTTCTGCGCGGTCGAAGATCCCTCGACGATGGTGCTGCGTGACCGGATCGGCATCGACCACATCCTCCTCGAGGAGGACTACCCGCACAGCGACAGCCTCTGGCCGCGCACGATGGAGGTGGTGAGCGAATCCATGAAGGGCCTCGCGCCCGACGAGCTGCGGAAGATCACGTGGGAGAACGCGTCCCGGCTCTACCGGCATCCGGTGCCGCAGAGCGTGATCGACGATCCCGACAGCTTCTGA
- a CDS encoding VOC family protein, which produces MPVLSLGYVRLHVESVEQWKPFVGDFLGLMPVEGPLPGSLHYRMDDYPPRLVITESTEPGLEAVGFEVLNRTDLRELVSRVEAAGIETHAGTAEECAQRQVSGFAAFDDPSGNRVELFYGPVLSHRPVELPHVSGFVTGDQGMGHVILNAVDTEAAYEFYVGVLGFVERNSLELPGGTSWFLGCNARQHTLGLNPAEGPALLHLMVETAALDDVGKALDRAHDLGVPMMQSLGKHTNDRMLSFYTYSPEGHATEIGWGGERIEVPAPTYRITEGAVWGHRYTPPPVGAKGLPR; this is translated from the coding sequence ATGCCTGTTCTGTCACTGGGATACGTCCGTCTGCACGTCGAATCGGTGGAGCAGTGGAAGCCGTTCGTGGGGGACTTCCTGGGCTTGATGCCCGTCGAGGGGCCGCTGCCGGGCTCCCTGCACTACCGCATGGACGACTACCCGCCGCGGCTCGTGATCACGGAGTCGACCGAGCCGGGTCTGGAGGCCGTCGGGTTCGAGGTGCTCAACCGCACCGACCTTCGTGAACTCGTCTCGCGTGTCGAAGCCGCCGGCATCGAGACGCACGCCGGCACGGCCGAGGAATGCGCGCAGCGCCAGGTCTCCGGCTTCGCTGCGTTCGACGACCCGTCGGGCAACCGGGTGGAGTTGTTCTACGGCCCGGTCCTCAGCCATCGGCCCGTCGAACTGCCCCACGTCTCCGGGTTCGTCACCGGGGACCAGGGGATGGGGCACGTGATCCTCAACGCCGTCGACACCGAGGCCGCTTACGAGTTCTATGTGGGCGTACTGGGTTTCGTCGAACGCAACTCGCTCGAGCTGCCGGGCGGCACCAGTTGGTTCCTGGGCTGCAACGCCCGTCAGCACACGCTCGGGCTCAACCCGGCCGAAGGTCCGGCGCTGCTGCACCTCATGGTGGAGACCGCCGCACTCGACGACGTCGGCAAGGCACTCGACCGCGCGCACGACCTCGGCGTCCCGATGATGCAGTCGCTGGGCAAGCACACCAACGACCGGATGCTGTCGTTCTACACGTACTCCCCGGAGGGCCACGCCACCGAGATCGGCTGGGGCGGCGAGCGAATCGAGGTGCCCGCGCCGACATACCGGATCACCGAGGGCGCGGTGTGGGGGCACCGCTACACGCCGCCGCCGGTGGGGGCGAAGGGACTGCCACGATGA
- a CDS encoding acyl-CoA dehydrogenase family protein: MKFQHDAIDAVLDAGDRLRALEAECVEQRRLADDTAKILRDAGIMRILQPARYGGFESDPGVFNTAMHEISRLSSSAGWVTGVVGVHSWHLGLYPDRAQHDVWGQDPDAWISSSYSPAGTARIVPGGYELTGRWGFSSGSNHCDWVFVGAMVTDETGQRTGGQVHLLLPRSDYAIDDVWFTSGLAGTGSNDIVVENAFVPSHRVLDVVDLYTERYPGNEVNPGALFRLPWYTLFVNAVVVPLVGMARRVLDEAVAIHRSRLATDASKLPHPATLARLTEADFEVDTAFRILQADLADAFATAGRGEKVSMALRQRTKRDHIAAVGLAVSAADKSYQVGGPRSISTSSPLQAVWRDVHAGQHHAINLPDKVEHEYGEYLLTGNPGTLY, translated from the coding sequence ATGAAGTTTCAGCACGACGCCATCGACGCTGTCCTCGACGCGGGTGATCGGCTGCGCGCGCTCGAGGCGGAGTGCGTCGAGCAGCGCCGCCTCGCCGACGACACCGCCAAAATCCTGCGTGACGCCGGCATCATGCGGATCCTCCAGCCCGCGCGCTACGGCGGCTTCGAGTCCGATCCCGGCGTCTTCAACACCGCGATGCACGAGATCTCCCGACTGTCGAGCTCGGCAGGCTGGGTGACCGGTGTGGTCGGCGTCCACTCGTGGCACCTGGGGCTGTATCCGGATCGGGCACAGCACGACGTGTGGGGCCAGGACCCCGACGCGTGGATCAGCTCGTCGTACAGCCCGGCCGGAACGGCCAGGATCGTCCCGGGCGGGTACGAGCTCACCGGGCGCTGGGGATTCTCGTCGGGCAGCAACCACTGCGACTGGGTGTTCGTCGGTGCCATGGTCACCGACGAGACCGGACAGCGCACCGGCGGGCAGGTGCATCTGCTGCTGCCGCGCAGCGACTACGCGATCGACGACGTCTGGTTCACGTCCGGGCTGGCCGGCACCGGCAGCAACGACATCGTCGTCGAGAACGCCTTCGTCCCCTCGCACCGAGTACTCGACGTCGTCGACCTCTACACCGAACGCTATCCCGGCAACGAGGTGAATCCCGGGGCCCTGTTCCGGCTGCCGTGGTACACGCTGTTCGTCAACGCGGTCGTGGTCCCGCTGGTGGGGATGGCGCGTCGAGTGCTCGACGAAGCGGTGGCGATCCACCGGTCCCGGTTGGCGACCGACGCGAGCAAGCTGCCCCATCCGGCGACGCTGGCCCGCCTCACCGAGGCGGACTTCGAGGTCGACACGGCGTTCCGGATCCTGCAGGCCGACCTGGCCGACGCCTTCGCGACCGCCGGCCGCGGCGAGAAGGTCTCGATGGCGCTCCGGCAACGCACCAAGCGCGACCACATCGCGGCGGTCGGACTCGCCGTGTCGGCAGCCGACAAGTCGTACCAGGTGGGTGGCCCCCGGTCGATTTCGACGTCGAGCCCGCTGCAGGCGGTGTGGCGCGACGTCCATGCCGGACAACATCACGCGATCAACCTGCCCGACAAGGTCGAACACGAGTACGGGGAGTACCTGCTCACCGGGAACCCGGGAACTCTCTACTGA
- a CDS encoding class II aldolase/adducin family protein, whose translation MTAIEESTKSIGREPDPTGGWQPRITPPIGVDLTAEQKLACAFRTLAHDGFSENMAGHITWADRGDDSLLINPWGLWWEEVSASDVCRVDANGVVIEGKWDVTPAYHIHTELHRRRPDARVVIHNHPYYVTLLAAVGVLPSIAHQTGSLYDDDLSLVHEYGGEVDDAELGRDLAERIGDRNNVILASHGIITTADTIELAVYRAASIDRFCRLAYDILLLGKDPLPIEKSIRVAMQKALVERAAGVYWAGAVRKLIRTKPEVLE comes from the coding sequence GTGACCGCAATCGAGGAGTCGACGAAATCCATAGGCCGAGAGCCGGACCCGACGGGCGGGTGGCAGCCGAGGATCACCCCGCCGATCGGCGTGGACCTCACCGCCGAACAGAAGCTGGCATGTGCATTCCGCACCCTGGCCCACGACGGCTTCAGTGAGAACATGGCCGGCCACATCACGTGGGCCGACCGCGGCGACGACAGCCTGCTGATCAATCCGTGGGGGCTCTGGTGGGAAGAGGTCTCGGCGTCGGACGTGTGCCGGGTGGACGCGAACGGCGTTGTGATCGAGGGCAAATGGGATGTCACGCCCGCTTATCACATCCACACCGAATTGCACCGGCGTCGCCCCGACGCTCGGGTGGTCATCCACAACCACCCCTACTACGTGACGTTGCTGGCGGCGGTGGGCGTGCTGCCGTCGATCGCGCACCAGACCGGCAGCCTCTACGACGACGACCTCTCGCTGGTGCACGAGTACGGCGGCGAGGTCGACGATGCCGAACTGGGCCGCGACCTCGCCGAGAGGATCGGCGACCGCAACAACGTCATCCTGGCGAGCCACGGCATCATCACGACCGCCGACACGATCGAACTCGCCGTCTATCGTGCTGCGTCCATCGATCGCTTCTGCCGGCTGGCCTACGACATCCTGCTGCTCGGCAAGGACCCGTTGCCGATCGAGAAGAGTATTCGGGTCGCGATGCAGAAGGCGCTCGTCGAGCGTGCCGCCGGCGTCTACTGGGCCGGGGCGGTGCGGAAGCTGATCCGCACGAAACCCGAAGTTCTGGAGTAA
- a CDS encoding FadR/GntR family transcriptional regulator: protein MSEQEPDRRARTADPANLRWRRLAEMVADQIRERILRGDLAEGDLLPKEAELREQYPVNVQSLREALRILEAEGLVRVRRGNRGGAVVHRPTPGNVAYSLSMVLAMSGTDIDDVGRALDEVEPMCAALCAEREDRATEVVPVLRALHEESLSKVDDLVAATTLSRRFHESVVQLCGNRSLIVLAGALESLWSSHVTGWASERADPEAIPPSERAQALAVHGQILQCIEDGDAASARVIAARHLRDVQWYPHDPDRPHVALDPAVARDRLFFG, encoded by the coding sequence GTGTCCGAGCAGGAACCGGACCGGAGGGCCCGTACGGCCGATCCGGCCAACCTCCGCTGGCGGAGGCTGGCCGAGATGGTCGCCGATCAGATCCGCGAACGCATCCTTCGAGGCGATCTCGCCGAGGGTGACCTCCTGCCGAAGGAGGCCGAACTGCGCGAGCAGTACCCGGTGAACGTGCAGTCGCTGCGCGAGGCGCTGCGCATCCTCGAGGCCGAGGGCCTGGTGCGGGTGCGCCGCGGCAACCGCGGGGGCGCCGTGGTGCACCGCCCCACGCCGGGCAACGTCGCGTACAGCTTGTCGATGGTGCTGGCGATGTCCGGTACGGACATCGACGACGTCGGCCGGGCCCTCGACGAGGTCGAGCCCATGTGCGCAGCGTTGTGCGCCGAGCGGGAGGACCGTGCCACCGAGGTGGTTCCGGTGCTGCGGGCCCTCCACGAGGAGTCGCTGTCGAAGGTCGACGATCTCGTCGCCGCCACCACGCTGTCGCGGCGCTTCCACGAGTCCGTCGTCCAACTGTGCGGCAACCGGTCCCTGATCGTGCTGGCCGGCGCCCTCGAGTCCCTGTGGTCGAGCCACGTCACCGGGTGGGCCAGCGAGCGCGCCGATCCCGAGGCGATCCCCCCGTCCGAACGCGCCCAGGCCCTCGCCGTGCACGGCCAGATCCTGCAGTGCATCGAGGACGGGGACGCGGCCTCCGCGCGGGTGATCGCCGCCCGGCATCTGCGCGACGTCCAGTGGTACCCGCACGATCCCGACCGGCCGCACGTGGCCCTCGATCCCGCGGTCGCCCGCGACCGGTTGTTCTTCGGCTGA